Below is a window of Rhizobium jaguaris DNA.
GCGCGGTAACGGTCGAGAATTTCCGGAACGAAGCGCACGACGAGGCCCACCGCAAGGCCGATATCGGCAGCCTTCAGCAGGCCGATCTTTTCCAATGGCGCGGCAAGCGCCGTGATCTCGTCCATGAAGGCGGCGATCGACGTCGTTGCCGTCACCGAGGCCGCGAAAAGCATGAGCGCGGTCAGGCGCAGCACGGTGACGATAGCGACATGGACGGGATTGAAGATCAGGCTGAACAGCGCGACGACTATGATGGTCAGAATGACCGGCCGCAGCCGCCGCAACGCTTCGCTCATCGGCAACCCGCTGCGGAAATAGAGGAGGGCGCCGCCGGCGACGGCGAGCCCGAGCAGCGTGAGGGAGCTCGTCAGGAACAATAGGATGCCGAGAGCGGCCAGCACGCCGAGCTTCACGCGTGGCGTCAATCGATGCATCCAGGTATCGGCGTCGACGTGCAATGTCTGCATCAGCCGGCCAGCTCCCTGTAGCGTGCGATGGCCTCGGTGGGCGACGTATCGGCGACGAGGCAGCCTTTGTCGAACAGCAGCACGCGATCGAAATCCTCGACCAGCGGCAGGTCATGGCTGATGACGATGACATGTTCCGGCAAGCCGGCAATGGTTGTCTGCACCAGCGCCCTGTTCCTGAGATCGAGCTGATTTGTCGGTTCATCGAGGATGAGGACGTCCGGCCCGGTGACGAGCACGGAGCAGAGAGCGGCCATCTGCAGCTCGCCGCCGGAAAGCTCATGCGCCCGCCGTGCAGCGAGATGCCGCACGCTGAACCGGTCGAGAATGCCGTCCACCGCCGCCTCGATCTCGCTCCTGCCGAGGCCGCGAGCCTTGAGACCGAAGGCGATGTCGTCGCGAATGATCGGCAGGATGATCTGGTTCTGCGGTGACTGGAAGATATAACCGACCTTGCCGAGCACCGATTTGGCGTCGGTGACGGTGTCGAGCCCGTTGACGGTGACCCGGCCGGTCGTAGGCTTCGTAAGCCCGTTGATCAGCCGCGCAAACGTTGTCTTGCCGGAGCCGTTGAGCCCGATCACGCCGATGCGCCGCTCGCTCAGCGTCAGGCTGAGCGGCGAAAGCGCAAGCCGCGGACCGAAATTCACGCCGGCACTGTCAAAGCGGATATCCATCGCGGTCCTATAGCCCATCATGAGGAATTATCAAATCAGCGGCTGTTTGAAAGCATGGGAATTAATGCCTATGATTGATGCATGACGAATCTGCTTTCAAACCGCGATGCCCGCCGTGTCTTCCTCGCCAAGCAGGGGCTTTCCAATCCGCCGAACCGCGCCTTGACCAAGGCGAGGTTGCTGCAGTTGATCCACGATATCGGCTTCGTGCAGGTCGACAGCATCGCGACCGTCGAGCGGGCGCATCACCAGATCCTGTTTTCGCGCAACCAGACCTATCGGCGCGAACATCTAACCGAGCTTCTCGAAAAAGACGGGGCGCTGTTTGAAAACTGGACCCATGACGCTTCCATCCTGCCGAGCGCTTTCTTCGTC
It encodes the following:
- a CDS encoding energy-coupling factor ABC transporter ATP-binding protein, with product MDIRFDSAGVNFGPRLALSPLSLTLSERRIGVIGLNGSGKTTFARLINGLTKPTTGRVTVNGLDTVTDAKSVLGKVGYIFQSPQNQIILPIIRDDIAFGLKARGLGRSEIEAAVDGILDRFSVRHLAARRAHELSGGELQMAALCSVLVTGPDVLILDEPTNQLDLRNRALVQTTIAGLPEHVIVISHDLPLVEDFDRVLLFDKGCLVADTSPTEAIARYRELAG
- a CDS encoding energy-coupling factor transporter transmembrane component T family protein encodes the protein MQTLHVDADTWMHRLTPRVKLGVLAALGILLFLTSSLTLLGLAVAGGALLYFRSGLPMSEALRRLRPVILTIIVVALFSLIFNPVHVAIVTVLRLTALMLFAASVTATTSIAAFMDEITALAAPLEKIGLLKAADIGLAVGLVVRFVPEILDRYRAIREAHEARGIKIRITTALVPLIILTLCDADNIAAAIDARGIRRH